A genomic segment from Curtobacterium sp. MCSS17_007 encodes:
- a CDS encoding TOMM precursor leader peptide-binding protein → MGIRIDPTLEFVWRDPATVQLGVDPPRAVVPVPSVAEERFLCALRRETSRDALTALAATTGCRPEVAARVLGDASPAVVDVLPEPLARAEVHGAGPLADAVAGMLSGEGVTVARSTAPRGGPVVLPDPPPAIAVVVADHVVDPALRSAWARRGTPHLALVVGDGRVRLGPVVVPGAGPCLQCVEYARVDEDPAWPTLAAQVWGRPAAPLSPWRLAAVASATTRMVVQRLPRTTQQPGSEQVVFDRDDLAVSLLPVSPHPRCACRALPGTGSGPGHPLAWNPVATT, encoded by the coding sequence ATGGGCATCCGCATCGACCCCACGCTCGAGTTCGTCTGGCGCGACCCCGCGACCGTGCAACTCGGCGTCGATCCGCCGCGCGCCGTCGTCCCGGTACCGAGCGTGGCCGAGGAGCGCTTCCTCTGTGCCCTGCGCCGCGAGACCAGCCGCGACGCGTTGACCGCCCTCGCCGCCACGACCGGGTGCCGACCCGAGGTCGCCGCGCGCGTCCTCGGCGACGCCTCACCCGCCGTCGTCGACGTCCTGCCGGAACCCCTCGCCCGGGCCGAGGTCCACGGCGCCGGTCCCCTCGCCGACGCCGTCGCGGGCATGCTGTCCGGCGAGGGGGTCACGGTGGCCCGGAGCACCGCGCCCCGCGGCGGCCCGGTCGTGCTGCCGGACCCGCCGCCGGCGATCGCGGTGGTCGTGGCGGACCACGTCGTCGACCCTGCGCTCCGGTCGGCGTGGGCACGCCGGGGTACCCCGCACCTGGCGCTCGTCGTCGGGGACGGGCGGGTCCGCCTCGGGCCGGTCGTCGTGCCCGGTGCCGGACCGTGCCTGCAGTGCGTCGAGTACGCCCGGGTCGACGAGGACCCGGCGTGGCCGACCCTCGCCGCGCAGGTGTGGGGCCGTCCCGCGGCACCGCTGTCACCCTGGCGGCTGGCCGCGGTCGCGTCCGCGACCACCCGGATGGTCGTACAACGCCTGCCGCGCACCACCCAGCAGCCCGGGTCCGAGCAGGTGGTCTTCGACCGTGACGACCTCGCGGTCAGCCTGCTGCCGGTGTCCCCGCACCCGCGCTGTGCGTGTCGAGCGCTGCCAGGAACCGGCTCGGGGCCCGGGCACCCCCTCGCGTGGAACCCTGTCGCGACCACGTGA
- the nudC gene encoding NAD(+) diphosphatase, which yields MTVEFAARLPLSRNELDRDAEFRTTPDLDRVLRADPSTRWLPVRGAELLREADGALRFVGAEAVPEGTVTLYLGRAVVDAPDAPAGTRFVAALLDGAAAAAIEPDDDAWASLRMFGTELSARDQGLAVEAVAMANWHAVHGFSPRTGSPSEVVSGGWVRRDPEGHELFPRTDAAIIVGVTDADDRILLGSNAAWDADRYSLLAGFVEPGESLEDAVRREVWEESGVRVEEPEYLGSQPWPFPASLMLGFRARAVDGDPSTARPDGVEILDVRWFSRDEVRERAEDTLLLPGRTSIARAIIEEWYGGPLDVP from the coding sequence GTGACCGTCGAGTTCGCCGCCCGGCTCCCGCTGTCCCGCAACGAACTCGACCGCGACGCGGAGTTCCGGACGACGCCCGACCTCGACCGCGTGCTGCGTGCCGACCCGTCGACGCGGTGGCTGCCGGTCCGCGGTGCCGAGCTGCTCCGGGAGGCCGACGGCGCGCTCCGCTTCGTCGGTGCCGAGGCCGTGCCGGAGGGCACCGTCACGCTGTACCTCGGCCGCGCGGTCGTCGACGCCCCCGACGCCCCCGCTGGGACCCGCTTCGTGGCCGCCCTGCTCGACGGCGCGGCCGCCGCGGCGATCGAACCCGACGACGACGCGTGGGCGAGCCTGCGCATGTTCGGCACCGAGCTGTCCGCCCGTGACCAGGGGCTCGCGGTCGAGGCCGTGGCGATGGCGAACTGGCACGCGGTGCACGGGTTCTCCCCGCGGACCGGGTCCCCGTCCGAGGTCGTCAGCGGCGGCTGGGTCCGCCGCGACCCCGAGGGGCACGAGCTCTTCCCCCGGACCGACGCGGCGATCATCGTCGGCGTGACCGACGCCGACGACCGCATCCTGCTCGGTTCGAACGCGGCCTGGGACGCCGACCGCTACTCGCTGCTCGCCGGCTTCGTCGAGCCGGGGGAGTCGCTCGAGGACGCCGTGCGCCGCGAGGTCTGGGAGGAGTCCGGCGTCCGTGTCGAGGAGCCCGAGTACCTCGGGTCGCAGCCGTGGCCGTTCCCGGCGTCGCTCATGCTCGGCTTCCGTGCCCGCGCAGTGGACGGCGACCCGTCGACCGCACGACCGGACGGCGTCGAGATCCTGGACGTCCGGTGGTTCTCGCGTGACGAGGTCCGCGAGCGCGCCGAGGACACCCTGCTGCTGCCCGGCCGCACGTCGATCGCCCGCGCCATCATCGAGGAGTGGTACGGCGGGCCGCTGGACGTCCCGTGA
- a CDS encoding ATP-dependent helicase: protein MTDPRAATGAPPVRPPSPEELLAALDAEQQTVARTLLGPVAVLAGAGTGKTRAITHRIAYGVATGTYSPNHVLALTFTTRAAGELRSRLRALGAGTVQARTFHAAAMAQLSYFWPDTVGGHAPRIVESKGRVIAHAAEAVGIHVDTPVLRDLAAEVEWRKVQMLTYDEYEAAAADRVMPRDTPPRRVVDLMKAYEQLKDDRRQLDFEDVLLATLGMVESEPRVASYVRQQYRFFVVDEYQDVSPVQHDLLRAWLGGRDDVCVVGDASQTIYSFAGASSRYLLGFGSEFPRGSVLRLERNYRSTPEVVHAANTLMRGQPGALDLVAQSTESGPQPEVLACVHDGDEAQTVARRIGELVARGASFGQCAVLYRVGAQSAALESALGRAGIPYRVQGGTRFFDRPEVKLAVHHMRGEAVRQTDDELTRRVGLVLQLSGWTPTPPEGTGAVRDQWEALQAVMGLAEAAPPGTTMQQFTQDLVDRAATHHEPELDAVTLATLHSSKGLEWPHVVVVGAAEGLLPISHATTDAEVDEERRLFYVGLTRARRSVTVTWSRQGSTRGGARAPSRFLAALDTHSAGAGTPAAG, encoded by the coding sequence GTGACCGATCCCCGTGCAGCGACCGGCGCCCCGCCGGTGCGCCCGCCGTCGCCGGAGGAACTGCTCGCAGCGCTCGACGCCGAGCAGCAGACCGTCGCACGCACCCTCCTCGGCCCGGTCGCGGTGCTCGCCGGCGCCGGCACCGGCAAGACCCGCGCGATCACCCACCGCATCGCCTACGGCGTGGCGACGGGCACCTACTCGCCGAACCACGTCCTGGCGCTGACCTTCACCACACGGGCGGCGGGAGAGCTGCGGAGTCGACTCCGCGCGCTCGGTGCCGGGACGGTCCAGGCGCGCACCTTCCACGCGGCCGCGATGGCGCAGCTGAGCTACTTCTGGCCGGACACCGTCGGCGGGCACGCCCCGCGCATCGTCGAGTCGAAGGGCCGTGTCATCGCGCACGCCGCCGAAGCGGTCGGGATCCACGTCGACACCCCGGTGCTCCGTGACCTCGCCGCCGAGGTCGAGTGGCGCAAGGTGCAGATGCTGACCTACGACGAGTACGAGGCCGCCGCGGCCGACCGGGTGATGCCGCGGGACACCCCGCCGCGGCGCGTCGTCGACCTCATGAAGGCGTACGAGCAGCTCAAGGACGACCGCCGTCAGCTCGACTTCGAGGACGTCCTGCTCGCGACGCTCGGCATGGTCGAGTCCGAGCCGCGGGTGGCCTCGTACGTCCGGCAGCAGTACCGGTTCTTCGTCGTCGACGAGTACCAGGACGTCTCGCCCGTGCAGCACGACCTGCTCCGCGCGTGGCTCGGCGGCCGTGACGACGTGTGCGTGGTCGGTGACGCCAGCCAGACGATCTACTCGTTCGCGGGTGCGTCCAGCCGGTACCTGCTCGGCTTCGGATCGGAGTTCCCGCGGGGGTCGGTCCTGCGTCTCGAACGGAACTACCGGTCGACGCCCGAGGTCGTGCACGCCGCGAACACCCTGATGCGCGGGCAGCCCGGCGCGCTCGACCTGGTGGCGCAGTCGACCGAGTCGGGTCCACAGCCCGAGGTGCTGGCGTGCGTGCACGACGGCGACGAGGCACAGACCGTCGCCCGGCGCATCGGAGAGCTCGTCGCCCGCGGCGCGTCCTTCGGCCAGTGCGCCGTGCTGTACCGCGTCGGAGCACAGTCGGCCGCGCTCGAGTCCGCCCTCGGCCGCGCCGGGATCCCGTACCGGGTCCAGGGCGGCACGCGGTTCTTCGACCGTCCCGAGGTGAAGCTCGCCGTGCACCACATGCGCGGGGAAGCGGTGCGGCAGACCGACGACGAACTCACCCGACGTGTCGGGCTCGTGCTGCAGTTGAGCGGGTGGACCCCCACCCCGCCGGAGGGCACGGGCGCCGTGCGCGACCAGTGGGAGGCGCTGCAGGCCGTGATGGGTCTGGCCGAGGCGGCGCCCCCCGGCACGACCATGCAGCAGTTCACCCAGGACCTCGTCGACCGCGCGGCCACCCACCACGAGCCGGAGCTCGACGCGGTCACCCTCGCCACACTGCACTCGTCGAAGGGGCTGGAGTGGCCGCACGTCGTGGTCGTCGGCGCGGCCGAGGGGCTGCTGCCGATCTCGCACGCCACGACCGACGCCGAGGTCGACGAGGAGCGACGCCTGTTCTACGTGGGCCTGACCCGTGCCCGCCGGTCGGTGACGGTCACGTGGTCGCGACAGGGTTCCACGCGAGGGGGTGCCCGGGCCCCGAGCCGGTTCCTGGCAGCGCTCGACACGCACAGCGCGGGTGCGGGGACACCGGCAGCAGGCTGA
- a CDS encoding phosphotransferase codes for MAGSQFTLAALATTAVPGLVVTGTRTLGSAASGDYESAVLRDADGALSAIRRPRNQRAEARQSADLVAIRALSAGIRTRLPFAVAEYRGQAPIGSTRAIVTTYLPGTHPSLRDLGERPELATSVGRALAAVHQLPTSFVTDAGLPSLTPFEVLRSAVSVMDRAVATKLVPAALVERWEGAARDQQLWQFTPTVVHGGLGTGVVLADGDAVTGILDWGELRLGDPARDLAWVLAGRREAFDTVLSAYEANGGGRDRQLAQRARVHHELETAQWLLHGVQAKSTEVVDDAVAMMHRLVDAVQTPTAAPLQSVSPDTMEIGEVEQLLSSTERRHG; via the coding sequence ATGGCGGGTTCCCAGTTCACTCTAGCCGCGTTGGCGACGACGGCCGTTCCCGGCCTGGTCGTCACGGGCACGCGCACGCTCGGGTCGGCGGCGTCCGGCGACTACGAGTCGGCGGTCCTCCGCGACGCCGACGGCGCACTCAGCGCGATCCGTCGGCCGCGCAACCAGCGGGCCGAGGCCCGGCAGTCCGCCGACCTGGTCGCGATCCGCGCCCTCAGCGCGGGCATCCGGACGCGTCTGCCGTTCGCCGTCGCCGAGTACCGCGGGCAGGCCCCGATCGGTTCGACGCGGGCCATCGTCACCACCTACCTGCCCGGCACGCACCCGTCGCTGCGCGACCTGGGCGAACGGCCCGAGCTCGCGACCTCGGTCGGCCGTGCCCTCGCCGCCGTGCACCAGCTCCCGACGAGCTTCGTGACGGACGCCGGTCTGCCGTCGCTCACCCCGTTCGAGGTCCTGCGCTCCGCCGTCTCGGTGATGGACCGGGCCGTGGCGACGAAGCTCGTCCCCGCCGCCCTGGTCGAGCGGTGGGAGGGCGCTGCACGCGACCAGCAGCTCTGGCAGTTCACGCCGACCGTCGTGCACGGAGGACTCGGTACCGGTGTCGTCCTGGCCGACGGCGACGCGGTGACCGGGATCCTCGACTGGGGCGAGCTGCGCCTCGGCGATCCGGCGAGGGACCTGGCGTGGGTGCTGGCCGGTCGGCGTGAGGCGTTCGACACGGTCCTCAGCGCGTACGAGGCGAACGGCGGCGGACGCGACCGCCAGCTCGCCCAGCGCGCCCGGGTCCACCACGAGCTCGAGACCGCGCAGTGGCTGCTGCACGGCGTGCAGGCGAAGAGCACCGAGGTGGTCGACGACGCGGTCGCGATGATGCACCGGCTCGTCGACGCGGTGCAGACACCGACCGCTGCGCCGCTGCAGTCCGTGTCCCCCGACACGATGGAGATCGGCGAGGTCGAGCAGCTGCTGTCGTCGACCGAGCGCCGGCACGGCTGA
- a CDS encoding ATP-dependent DNA helicase, translating into MTTRTDSTDVPGTTAAPGRTAAPGTTDVPGTTDVPGMTDVPTRIDGGSVASARHDADAIADALGRPRPTAQQRAVIESPLAPALVVAGAGSGKTETMASRVVWLLANGFVRPAEVLGLTFTRKAAGELSVRINDRIRALEDVGLLVAADAFEAPTVSTYNAFANAVFRENALLVGRDGESQVLTEPSAWQLARRVVVGARDDRLAGLDRDVDTVTAAVVSLAGAVSEHLVDPASLRRFAIDFAGLLELPGNARGNPYKAVTDAVAAIGALEPLVDLVEEFRRQKVDRGFVEFSDQIALALAAAESAPRVVDDLRQRFRVVLLDEYQDTSVVQTRFLARLFRGHPVMAVGDPHQSIYGFRGASAANLARFPRDFGDEDTSAAGAPVTFALSTSWRNPVDVLAGANAVVGPLSEASEVAVERLAPRPGADRGTVTAVFPETLPEEADAVARWFSERRAAAPDGSMALLLRSRKDLSAFTAALGAHRVPFHVLGTGGLLQRPEIVDLVACLRVLHDPAAGNDLIRLLAGARWRVGAADIAALHELARWLFRRDHTQQRLDDELTAAFRASVAAGEHGSIVDALDFVATAPDEHGALEGISPAGRQRMRALGQQLAALRSRAAGDLVDFVTLVVQEMRLDVEVAAHEQGSAAFLDAFIDELAGFVTTDDRADLGAFLGWIDAAARRDDMGPRSEEPEAGTVQILTIHGSKGLEWDAVAVPRLVEGALPARPQEGSSGWLGFGRLPYEFRGDAEELPRLDWRGHDDQKGVVDAIDAYKEQVRSRNEDEERRLTYVALTRARHDLLVSGSFWSGGVKPTEPSRYLRDLVEVGVVPVDAVPESTVHDEDPLGTDGATQTWPHVPFGQRGARVLAAAERVRNANPGAAGRFAADIDLLLAERQAGRSGRHRVAIPHRVPASGFKDYVGQPDAVAERLRRPMPERPYRATRLGTLFHQWVEQRARGGGSLETLDLWDGERDLDADEAVDASTDAAVTDDDARRLADFQATFARSRWADLTPIEVEREIHIPFLGHSVVCKLDAVYEIDGRAEVVDWKTGKAPTGADDLAARQLQLALYRVAYAEFTGRHVDEVDAVFYFVADDLEVRPAALLDRAGLERAWREALG; encoded by the coding sequence GTGACGACCCGGACCGACTCGACGGACGTGCCCGGCACGACGGCCGCGCCCGGCAGGACGGCCGCGCCCGGCACGACGGACGTGCCCGGCACGACGGACGTGCCCGGCATGACGGACGTGCCCACCAGGATCGACGGTGGGTCGGTCGCCTCCGCCCGCCACGACGCCGACGCGATCGCCGACGCCCTCGGCCGTCCACGCCCCACCGCCCAGCAGCGTGCGGTGATCGAGTCGCCGCTCGCCCCCGCGCTCGTCGTCGCCGGTGCCGGCAGCGGCAAGACCGAGACGATGGCGTCCCGGGTCGTCTGGCTGCTCGCGAACGGCTTCGTCCGCCCGGCAGAGGTGCTCGGCCTGACCTTCACCCGCAAGGCCGCCGGTGAACTGTCCGTCCGGATCAACGACCGCATCCGCGCCCTCGAGGACGTCGGGCTGCTCGTCGCCGCGGACGCCTTCGAGGCGCCGACGGTGTCGACCTACAACGCCTTCGCGAACGCGGTGTTCCGCGAGAACGCACTGCTCGTCGGCCGCGACGGCGAATCGCAGGTGCTCACCGAGCCGTCCGCCTGGCAGCTCGCGCGGCGGGTCGTCGTCGGGGCTCGCGACGACCGACTCGCCGGACTCGACCGCGACGTCGACACGGTGACGGCGGCGGTGGTGTCCCTGGCCGGTGCCGTCTCCGAGCACCTCGTCGACCCGGCGTCCCTGCGGCGGTTCGCGATCGACTTCGCGGGGCTGCTCGAGCTCCCCGGCAACGCCAGGGGCAACCCCTACAAGGCCGTCACCGACGCGGTCGCCGCGATCGGTGCCCTCGAACCGCTCGTCGACCTGGTCGAGGAGTTCCGCCGGCAGAAGGTCGACCGCGGCTTCGTGGAGTTCTCGGACCAGATCGCCCTGGCGCTCGCCGCCGCCGAGTCGGCGCCCCGCGTCGTCGACGACCTGCGGCAGCGCTTCCGCGTGGTGCTGCTCGACGAGTACCAGGACACCTCCGTCGTGCAGACCCGGTTCCTCGCCCGCCTCTTCCGGGGGCACCCGGTGATGGCCGTCGGTGACCCGCACCAGTCGATCTACGGCTTCCGCGGTGCGAGCGCGGCGAACCTGGCGCGCTTCCCGCGGGACTTCGGGGACGAGGACACGTCGGCGGCCGGCGCCCCCGTCACCTTCGCCCTCTCGACGAGCTGGCGCAACCCGGTCGACGTCCTCGCAGGCGCGAACGCCGTCGTCGGACCGCTGTCCGAGGCGTCCGAGGTCGCCGTCGAGCGTCTCGCTCCGCGGCCCGGTGCCGACCGCGGCACGGTCACCGCGGTGTTCCCGGAGACCCTGCCGGAGGAGGCGGACGCCGTCGCCCGGTGGTTCTCGGAGCGTCGTGCGGCTGCTCCGGACGGCTCGATGGCGTTGCTGCTGCGCTCCCGGAAGGACCTGTCGGCCTTCACCGCCGCACTCGGCGCGCACCGGGTGCCGTTCCACGTGCTCGGGACCGGCGGGCTGCTGCAACGGCCGGAGATCGTCGACCTGGTCGCCTGTCTCCGCGTGCTGCACGACCCGGCCGCGGGCAACGACCTCATCCGGCTGCTCGCCGGTGCTCGGTGGCGGGTCGGCGCAGCGGACATCGCGGCGCTGCACGAACTCGCGCGGTGGTTGTTCCGGCGAGACCACACGCAGCAGCGCCTCGACGACGAACTGACGGCCGCGTTCCGGGCGTCCGTCGCCGCGGGGGAGCACGGCTCGATCGTCGACGCGCTCGACTTCGTGGCGACCGCCCCGGACGAGCACGGTGCGCTCGAAGGCATCAGCCCGGCGGGCCGGCAGCGCATGCGCGCGCTCGGGCAACAGCTCGCGGCACTGCGGTCCCGCGCCGCGGGCGACCTGGTCGACTTCGTCACACTGGTGGTGCAGGAGATGCGGCTCGACGTCGAGGTCGCGGCGCACGAGCAGGGCAGCGCGGCGTTCCTCGACGCGTTCATCGACGAGCTCGCCGGCTTCGTCACGACCGACGACCGCGCCGACCTCGGCGCGTTCCTCGGGTGGATCGACGCCGCCGCGCGCCGCGACGACATGGGCCCGCGCTCCGAGGAACCCGAGGCCGGGACCGTCCAGATCCTGACGATCCACGGGTCGAAGGGCCTGGAGTGGGACGCCGTCGCGGTGCCGCGGCTCGTCGAGGGCGCGCTCCCCGCCCGCCCGCAGGAGGGATCGTCGGGCTGGCTCGGCTTCGGCCGGCTGCCGTACGAGTTCCGCGGGGACGCCGAGGAGCTCCCGCGGCTGGACTGGCGCGGCCACGACGACCAGAAGGGCGTCGTCGACGCGATCGACGCGTACAAGGAGCAGGTCCGGTCCCGCAACGAGGACGAGGAGCGACGGCTGACCTACGTCGCCCTGACGCGTGCCCGGCACGACCTGCTCGTGTCCGGCTCGTTCTGGTCGGGCGGGGTGAAGCCGACGGAGCCGAGCCGGTACCTGCGGGACCTCGTCGAGGTCGGTGTCGTGCCCGTCGACGCGGTGCCGGAGTCGACGGTGCACGACGAGGACCCGCTCGGCACCGACGGCGCCACCCAGACGTGGCCGCACGTGCCGTTCGGGCAGCGCGGGGCACGGGTCCTCGCCGCCGCGGAGCGCGTCCGGAACGCCAATCCCGGTGCCGCCGGTCGGTTCGCTGCGGACATCGACCTGCTGCTCGCCGAACGACAGGCCGGCCGGTCCGGACGGCACCGCGTCGCGATCCCGCACCGGGTACCGGCGTCCGGGTTCAAGGACTACGTCGGACAGCCGGACGCGGTCGCCGAGCGGCTGCGCCGTCCGATGCCCGAACGGCCGTACCGGGCGACCCGGCTCGGCACGCTCTTCCACCAGTGGGTCGAGCAGCGGGCGCGGGGCGGCGGGTCGCTCGAGACGCTCGACCTGTGGGACGGGGAGCGTGACCTCGACGCGGACGAGGCCGTCGACGCATCGACGGACGCCGCGGTGACGGACGACGACGCCCGACGGCTGGCGGACTTCCAGGCAACCTTCGCCCGGTCCCGCTGGGCCGACCTCACACCGATCGAGGTCGAACGCGAGATCCACATCCCGTTCCTCGGGCACAGCGTGGTCTGCAAGCTCGACGCCGTCTACGAGATCGACGGCCGTGCCGAGGTCGTCGACTGGAAGACCGGCAAGGCCCCGACCGGTGCGGACGACCTGGCGGCGCGACAGCTGCAACTCGCGCTGTACCGCGTCGCCTACGCCGAGTTCACCGGGCGGCACGTCGACGAGGTCGACGCGGTCTTCTACTTCGTCGCCGACGACCTCGAGGTGCGGCCCGCGGCGCTCCTCGACCGCGCCGGGCTGGAGCGCGCCTGGCGCGAGGCGCTCGGCTGA
- a CDS encoding S16 family serine protease translates to MTLFAPEPRRRSRSRTVGWAFVIGAVVLGLLASFLPSPYLIEVPGPVYNTIGTQRQGQGGDAKDVELIQIDGAETYPTAGALDMLTVGIQGDATNRPSWTSVVRALFSRSEAVIPVSAIYPEGTTTEQVNERDEADMRSSQQSAVAAALIHQGYDLPTELRVGSVQDGSAADGKIREGDVITAFDGKQLTENVDAGSLRQAVAEHGTSSPATVTLLRDGEREQVEVTPREEQGTPLLGVGVTERYDFPFEVTIALQDVGGPSAGMMFALGIIDELTPGELNGGKHVAGTGTITADGEVGPIGGIRQKLYGAKDAGATVFLAPAGNCDEVVGHVPDGLDVYEVATLDQAVTDLETIASGKSTSGLARCGS, encoded by the coding sequence GTGACCCTCTTCGCTCCCGAGCCCCGTCGCCGTTCCCGCTCGCGCACCGTCGGCTGGGCGTTCGTCATCGGTGCGGTGGTGCTCGGACTCCTGGCGAGCTTCCTGCCGAGCCCGTACCTGATCGAGGTGCCCGGGCCGGTCTACAACACGATCGGCACGCAGCGGCAGGGGCAGGGCGGGGACGCGAAGGACGTCGAGCTCATCCAGATCGACGGGGCGGAGACGTACCCGACGGCCGGTGCCCTCGACATGCTCACCGTCGGGATCCAGGGCGACGCCACGAACCGGCCGTCCTGGACGAGCGTCGTCCGAGCGCTCTTCTCGCGGTCCGAGGCCGTGATCCCCGTCAGCGCGATCTACCCGGAGGGCACGACCACCGAGCAGGTCAACGAGCGGGACGAGGCCGACATGCGGTCCTCGCAGCAGTCCGCCGTCGCCGCGGCGCTCATCCACCAGGGCTACGACCTGCCGACCGAGCTCCGGGTGGGCAGCGTGCAGGACGGCTCCGCGGCGGACGGGAAGATCCGCGAGGGCGACGTGATCACCGCGTTCGACGGGAAGCAGCTCACCGAGAACGTCGACGCCGGCTCCCTGCGCCAGGCGGTCGCGGAGCACGGTACCTCGTCGCCGGCGACGGTCACGCTCCTGCGGGACGGCGAGCGCGAGCAGGTCGAGGTCACCCCGCGCGAGGAGCAGGGCACCCCGCTCCTCGGGGTCGGTGTCACCGAGCGGTACGACTTCCCCTTCGAGGTGACGATCGCCCTGCAGGACGTCGGCGGGCCGTCCGCCGGCATGATGTTCGCGCTCGGGATCATCGACGAGCTGACGCCGGGGGAGCTCAACGGCGGCAAGCACGTCGCCGGCACCGGGACCATCACCGCCGACGGTGAGGTCGGGCCGATCGGCGGCATCCGCCAGAAGCTCTACGGTGCGAAGGACGCGGGCGCCACCGTGTTCCTCGCCCCCGCGGGGAACTGCGACGAGGTCGTGGGCCACGTGCCGGACGGGCTCGACGTCTACGAGGTGGCCACGCTCGACCAGGCCGTCACCGACCTCGAGACGATCGCCTCGGGGAAGAGCACGAGCGGACTCGCGCGTTGCGGCTCCTGA
- a CDS encoding zinc-dependent metalloprotease — protein sequence MPDQPQPGPDDDFQEMLRKLLSGEGQIDPSQLASAAGLPNDPAFVANLMGQLQRAAQSGGDGIDFSVASERATAIARDGGHPVDPATSQASDQAFQVAALWLDEATSVPELTATPSLYTREQWAKATTPVWAQIAEPVALSISNALTEAIEQRAPEQLKAMLGDVSKAMRGVGGALFAIQLGQVVGQLSKEVVSGGDVGVPLLDEQVAALLPQNVAEFADGLDVPEDEVRIYLAVRELAHARLFRSARWLRLHIISSITDYARGIHIPFDRVEELASEIDPTNQEQLRDALASGALIPPRTPEQEAALARLETVLALVEGWVDTVTAAATVRLPRSGAIAEMVRRRRATGGPAESAFATLVGLELRPRRLREAAALWQRVTEELGAEQRDALWSHFDAVPTSEDVDDPDAFVLRLRNPGRSAEDDAFDKALEDLLNDTTGDRPREDESGGIEEDGPDGPGSGPTDGDTPTR from the coding sequence ATGCCTGATCAACCGCAGCCGGGGCCGGACGACGACTTCCAGGAGATGCTGCGCAAGCTGCTCTCCGGAGAGGGGCAGATCGACCCGTCGCAGCTCGCGAGCGCGGCCGGTCTGCCGAACGACCCGGCCTTCGTGGCGAACCTCATGGGCCAGCTGCAGCGGGCGGCGCAGTCGGGTGGCGACGGCATCGACTTCTCGGTCGCGTCCGAGCGCGCCACCGCGATCGCCCGCGACGGCGGGCACCCGGTGGACCCGGCGACCTCGCAGGCGAGCGACCAGGCGTTCCAGGTCGCGGCGCTCTGGCTCGACGAGGCGACCAGCGTCCCCGAGCTGACCGCCACGCCCAGCCTGTACACGCGTGAGCAGTGGGCGAAGGCCACGACGCCGGTGTGGGCGCAGATCGCCGAACCGGTGGCGCTGAGCATCTCGAACGCCCTGACCGAAGCGATCGAGCAGCGGGCACCCGAGCAGCTCAAGGCGATGCTCGGCGACGTCTCGAAGGCGATGCGCGGGGTGGGCGGCGCCCTCTTCGCGATCCAGCTCGGCCAGGTCGTCGGGCAGCTCTCGAAGGAGGTCGTGTCCGGCGGCGACGTGGGCGTCCCGCTGCTCGACGAGCAGGTGGCGGCCCTGCTGCCGCAGAACGTCGCGGAGTTCGCCGACGGCCTCGACGTGCCGGAGGACGAGGTCCGCATCTACCTGGCCGTCCGCGAACTGGCGCACGCGCGGCTCTTCCGGTCGGCGCGCTGGCTGCGGCTGCACATCATCTCGTCGATCACCGACTACGCCCGGGGCATCCACATCCCGTTCGACCGGGTCGAGGAGCTCGCGTCCGAGATCGACCCGACGAACCAGGAGCAGTTGCGCGACGCACTCGCGTCGGGTGCGCTCATCCCGCCCCGTACGCCGGAGCAGGAGGCCGCGCTCGCCCGACTCGAGACCGTGCTCGCGCTCGTCGAGGGATGGGTCGACACCGTGACCGCAGCGGCCACCGTGCGCCTGCCGAGGTCCGGGGCGATCGCGGAGATGGTCCGCCGTCGCCGTGCCACGGGAGGTCCCGCCGAGTCCGCGTTCGCGACGCTCGTGGGACTCGAGCTGCGTCCCCGCCGCCTGCGCGAGGCCGCCGCCCTGTGGCAGCGGGTCACCGAGGAGCTCGGGGCCGAGCAGCGTGACGCCCTCTGGTCGCACTTCGACGCCGTCCCGACCTCGGAGGACGTCGACGACCCGGACGCGTTCGTGCTCCGGCTGCGCAACCCCGGCCGCTCGGCGGAGGACGACGCGTTCGACAAGGCCCTCGAGGACCTGCTCAACGACACGACGGGCGACCGTCCCCGCGAGGACGAGAGCGGCGGCATCGAGGAGGACGGTCCCGACGGTCCCGGGTCCGGTCCCACCGACGGCGACACGCCCACGAGGTAG